In Musa acuminata AAA Group cultivar baxijiao chromosome BXJ3-9, Cavendish_Baxijiao_AAA, whole genome shotgun sequence, a single genomic region encodes these proteins:
- the LOC103997725 gene encoding IRK-interacting protein-like: MASSTASSQPHGTQNEDVHAAIAKAVELRSLHAALLQRSNLGSPAVLGPHVGASPSLLRRSNPLSTAEDYPVFAPSYEEEPLRAYHSIHPENRSLSGTWRAMKPAEGKQDESVNIVRNEHSSPYSERNICFTTEHFSKRSSCVNHNLQASLVADALNSSSSRTSPGYETIATCNACKPPTINREYEIEHKNLKAVTSIVGSLHDSEPPTHAHTKHRGPILSWLFPRLKKKPKPEMSPNPVESEDMAQLLKDWGLLSLESVKKEVFKANKNRDAALAEVSEMRSSLGELQQKLVNLETYCEELKKALKQAKHAKNTLVLDRPSLPMRTKFNGSIKDNTMTVSHEVMAEGFLQMVSEARLSVKQFCEMLIHQIEETDCELMEKLKSLLQPHQMAPPSNKHSKALLHHVEALINQSLYQDFENCVFQKNGSPKFLDPQQDRQENFSSFISLRNLSWNEVLRKGTKYYSEDFSRFCDQKMSCIVSLLNSSRAWPEQLLHCFFVAAKCIWLLHLLAFSFGPPLMILRVEENQNFDPLYMEDIPVDRKTAQIPGLVKIMVMPGFYIQDSVLKCRVLCRYQ; encoded by the exons ATGGCTTCTTCCACCGCTTCTTCTCAGCCGCATGGGACCCAGAACGAGGATGTCCACGCCGCCATTGCCAAGGCCGTGGAGCTGAGGTCTCTGCACGCGGCGCTGCTGCAAAGGAGCAACCTTGGCAGCCCCGCCGTCCTCGGCCCCCACGTCGGTGCTTCCCCTTCTCTCTTGCGGCGTTCTAATCCGCTCTCCACGGCCGAAGACTACCCCGTCTTCGCACCT AGTTACGAAGAAGAGCCATTACGAGCTTATCACAGTATCCATCCAGAAAACCGAAGCTTATCAGGAACCTGGAGAGCCATGAAGCCAGCAGAAGGCAAGCAAGATGAATCAGTAAACATAGTTAGAAATGAACATTCTTCCCCTTACAGCGAGCGGAACATTTGCTTTACAACTGAACATTTCTCCAAGAGAAGCTCATGCGTAAATCACAATCTGCAAGCTTCTCTTGTGGCTGATGCCCTCAATTCTTCTAGTAGTAGAACCAGTCCAGGATACGAAACCATCGCTACATGCAACGCATGCAAGCCTCCAACCATCAATCGGGAATACGAAATCGAGCATAAGAACTTGAAGGCAGTCACGAGCATAGTAGGATCATTGCATGACTCAGAGCCACCAACACATGCGCACACCAAGCACAGAGGGCCTATCCTGTCATGGTTATTCCCCAGATTGAAGAAGAAACCCAAGCCAGAGATGTCGCCAAACCCTGTAGAATCCGAAGACATGGCTCAGCTTTTGAAGGACTGGGGATTGCTTTCACTTGAATCGGTGAAGAAGGAAGTGTTTAAAGCCAACAAGAACAGGGACGCAGCACTGGCAGAAGTCTCAGAAATGAGGTCTTCGCTGGGAGAGCTGCAACAAAAGCTAGTCAATTTAGAAACATACTGTGAAGAGTTGAAGAAGGCCTTAAAGCAGGCAAAGCATGCGAAGAATACCCTGGTTTTGGACCGGCCTAGTTTGCCGATGAGAACAAAATTCAATGGCAGCATAAAAGACAACACGATGACCGTCAGCCACGAGGTAATGGCGGAAGGTTTTCTGCAGATGGTATCAGAAGCCAGGCTATCCGTCAAACAGTTCTGCGAGATGCTGATCCATCAAATCGAAGAGACTGATTGTGAACTGATGGAGAAGCTGAAATCGCTTCTCCAGCCTCACCAGATGGCACCACCCAGTAATAAACACTCGAAAGCATTGTTACACCATGTGGAAGCTCTGATAAACCAATCTTTGTATCAGGATTTCGAGAACTGTGTGTTCCAGAAGAATGGCTCACCAAAATTTCTAGATCCGCAGCAAGATCGCCAGGAGAACTTCTCATCATTCATTTCACTACGGAACTTGAGTTGGAATGAGGTACTGCGCAAGGGGACCAAGTACTACAGTGAAGATTTCAGCAGGTTCTGTGATCAAAAAATGAGCTGCATCGTTTCCTTGCTAAATTCTTCAAGAGCATGGCCCGAACAGCTCCTCCACTGCTTCTTTGTGGCTGCCAAATGCATATGGTTGCTTCACCTGCTCGCTTTCTCGTTCGGCCCACCATTGATGATCCTGCGAGTTGAGGAGAATCAGAACTTCGATCCTCTTTACATGGAAGACATTCCTGTAGACAGAAAGACAGCACAAATCCCGGGCCTAGTTAAGATCATGGTCATGCCAGGATTCTACATTCAAGATAGTGTTCTCAAGTGCCGGGTTCTTTGCAGATATCAGTGA